One Pseudorhodoplanes sinuspersici DNA segment encodes these proteins:
- a CDS encoding PepSY-associated TM helix domain-containing protein: MQEQAQQRGRVTFARAAFTIHSWLGLSFCLLLTIILLSGTLAVFRDEIDWLIYPQSRVTPSVERAGIDQVLTAVRTAHPEMGLIGQVPVQGAGPRTGLNIIAVSPKDGVRRIWVDPYRGVVQGTTPFMMPGYFIGQFHSFLMIPTWGYVIVCSFTFFMLASLVTGLITYRKFWRGFLRRPRGRNLRTTMGDLHRLGGVWSIWFLVIMVLTSFFYFWIRVGEPLLNFPQAIAEHQHPKIPDAVLDGMGPQPPQMLKLDALAAIVRKDLPDFDIRFVNLPEVHGAPVTFSGNTGEFFGPNLSEVFVDPYRGEILGRDLARDGYSLSFVRVLTDALHFGDFAGLVSKTIWFTFGLITTGLAVSGVIVFWKRSARRAGARGKSARRHVLSILKPWGGTMGVLKPLNITILVLAIAASVMTLRFYSASADERAANYAAQEIGPWRLGALMIAGLGDTSDPVRPGARAMVLARFCPDCWKDIKRLWVSVGSQSAGSNGQRITGQSGFARAGVKLPEKIENNTRLWMIAEGWDGRLHQASWRLVQEQASQ, translated from the coding sequence ATGCAGGAACAGGCTCAACAGCGCGGCCGCGTGACCTTTGCGCGCGCGGCCTTCACCATCCATTCATGGCTTGGTCTCAGCTTCTGCCTGCTGCTGACGATCATCCTGCTATCGGGGACATTGGCCGTCTTTCGTGACGAGATCGACTGGCTGATCTATCCGCAGTCGCGCGTCACGCCGTCGGTCGAGCGCGCGGGCATCGACCAGGTGCTGACCGCCGTTCGGACTGCGCATCCGGAGATGGGTCTGATCGGACAGGTGCCGGTGCAGGGTGCCGGCCCGCGCACCGGGCTGAACATCATTGCTGTTTCTCCGAAAGATGGCGTGCGGCGGATCTGGGTCGATCCCTATCGCGGCGTAGTGCAGGGCACGACGCCGTTCATGATGCCGGGCTATTTTATCGGTCAATTCCATTCCTTCCTGATGATCCCGACCTGGGGCTACGTGATCGTCTGCAGCTTTACCTTCTTCATGCTGGCATCGCTGGTCACCGGTCTCATCACCTATCGGAAATTCTGGCGTGGATTCCTTCGCAGGCCCCGTGGCCGCAACCTGCGCACCACGATGGGCGATCTGCACCGCCTAGGTGGGGTCTGGTCGATCTGGTTCCTTGTCATCATGGTGCTGACAAGCTTTTTCTATTTCTGGATCCGAGTCGGAGAACCGCTGCTGAATTTTCCGCAAGCCATTGCCGAGCACCAACATCCGAAAATCCCGGACGCGGTGCTTGACGGCATGGGGCCGCAGCCGCCTCAGATGCTGAAGCTCGATGCGCTGGCCGCGATCGTGCGCAAGGACCTGCCCGATTTCGACATCCGCTTTGTCAATCTGCCGGAGGTGCATGGCGCACCGGTCACCTTCAGCGGCAATACCGGCGAGTTCTTCGGGCCGAACCTGTCCGAAGTCTTCGTCGATCCCTATCGCGGCGAGATCCTTGGCCGCGACCTCGCCCGCGACGGCTATTCGCTTTCCTTTGTGCGCGTGCTGACCGATGCGCTGCATTTCGGCGATTTCGCTGGCCTCGTGTCAAAGACGATCTGGTTCACGTTCGGGCTGATCACCACCGGTCTCGCGGTGAGCGGCGTGATCGTGTTCTGGAAACGCTCCGCGCGGCGGGCCGGAGCACGGGGCAAATCCGCGAGGCGGCATGTCCTCTCGATACTCAAGCCCTGGGGCGGCACGATGGGAGTTCTGAAGCCGCTCAATATCACGATCCTCGTGCTCGCGATCGCAGCCTCGGTGATGACCTTGCGGTTCTATTCGGCATCGGCGGATGAACGAGCGGCGAACTACGCCGCGCAGGAGATCGGCCCCTGGCGCCTCGGCGCGTTGATGATAGCAGGTCTTGGCGATACATCCGATCCGGTCCGGCCGGGAGCGCGCGCGATGGTTCTCGCGCGGTTTTGTCCCGATTGCTGGAAGGACATCAAACGTCTCTGGGTGAGCGTCGGATCACAGTCAGCCGGTTCGAACGGTCAGCGAATTACCGGTCAGTCGGGTTTCGCAAGAGCGGGTGTAAAATTACCCGAAAAAATAGAAAATAATACGCGCCTCTGGATGATAGCCGAGGGATGGGACGGCCGGCTTCATCAGGCATCGTGGCGGCTTGTTCAAGAGCAGGCAAGCCAGTGA
- a CDS encoding TonB-dependent receptor domain-containing protein → MRTAAAQAGSQAIAFNIRAQALGGALNAFADQAGLRLLFPSDLTAGRNSPGLSGPYSREQGLSQLLAGTGLSYRFTSASTVTISGPSSQDASVDGAIQLDTINVSGGGTSAAVEAPYSTPGPVSHISQETIDRFRGSSPADIFRGTPGVMSGEARNGAGSIDVNIRGMQGMGRVAVTIDGAENGLQVYQGYQGISNRTFVDPDLLAGADIRKGSDASSRGIAGTVAMRTLGADDVVKPGEKWGVWVKSGFGTNTATPVPGDRGGYTWPKPYVSDPQPYPVPTAQASGLDRPGFLTPTSGSFSTVAALKEDKFDLLWGYAFRKQGNYFAGKNGPGAKVIDTGPQPLCYSSGFCYYPPSPISYAHVYQNGGLSSYRAGEQVLNTQLQTESYLAKATVRGDNGQSLQFGYTGYRSTSGDMLASLFGSPLAQSVQQWQENTTKVDTGTVRYRWKPDDNDLIDLKANFWTTKLNMRTPPRASVTNVKPEDFGLSIGYLPGNDSRMWGGDVSNKSHVSLNKFGSLDLEYGISYVNEDTKPTPFTDALNLGIPTRNGSREEAGYFGKIAYSPVEWLTLKGGLRYSQYSSMDRSTITNELNRNPDPSRKSDGYSPSAGIVVEPVKGTQFYVSYSSALRMPTLFESVAAYTLIPNPDIGPERSNNWEAGVNLIKDNVFAANDKAMMKFGYFNWDVKDYVARVGVSGTTVHPIYGYTYTWTGLQVQNIDRARFEGLELSARYEHNGFTAELAANKYLKVEFCPTANTCSDSTLSGDYATNQIPPEYSATLTASQKLLNDDLTVGGRVSYIGPRAIGHGAVQYGASAIIAPIDWNPYWLVDVFSEYKLSKDITLWATIENLGDRYYVDPLSLVQQPGPGRTARLGVTGKFGGSEPASFASLAGLFSPSASGKSWTGFHAGVNAAQNFAKLTGAARTLDGSTMRYSAGEAPNQKIEAFSFGAQIGYDYQFANRIVAGIAADIAKSEISGSQVTFANEGSSLPDSNNMFRQRAFEAVRKTEIDWMATVRGRLGYAFNDRLMVYATGGVAFMRQNEERTQYVGSKTNPGCCTAVDSSIAAFTESASLTRTGYVIGGGAEFALNESWSLTGEYQLARFDETEFKFPNAKAGVMIANGYGFPVTSTEANGRRIISKVDIPMLKVGLHYRF, encoded by the coding sequence ATGCGTACGGCGGCGGCGCAGGCGGGCAGTCAGGCCATCGCTTTCAATATCCGCGCGCAGGCGCTGGGCGGCGCGTTGAATGCGTTCGCCGATCAGGCTGGCCTGCGCCTTCTTTTCCCGTCGGATCTGACCGCCGGTCGCAATAGCCCCGGCTTGTCAGGTCCGTATTCGCGCGAGCAGGGCCTATCGCAACTGCTGGCTGGTACGGGTCTCAGCTATCGCTTCACGAGCGCGAGCACTGTGACAATCAGCGGACCATCGTCACAAGACGCGAGCGTCGATGGGGCGATCCAGCTCGACACGATCAATGTATCGGGTGGTGGAACGAGCGCTGCCGTCGAGGCGCCTTATTCAACGCCGGGTCCCGTGTCGCATATTTCGCAGGAAACCATCGATCGTTTTCGTGGTTCGAGCCCGGCCGATATCTTTCGCGGAACGCCCGGCGTGATGTCGGGTGAGGCCCGTAATGGCGCAGGGTCAATCGATGTCAACATCCGCGGCATGCAGGGCATGGGGCGTGTGGCCGTCACGATCGACGGCGCCGAGAATGGCCTGCAAGTCTATCAAGGCTATCAGGGCATTTCGAACCGCACCTTTGTCGATCCCGATTTGCTGGCCGGTGCCGATATCCGCAAAGGATCGGATGCAAGTTCGCGCGGCATCGCCGGAACGGTGGCGATGCGCACGCTGGGGGCCGACGATGTGGTGAAGCCCGGCGAAAAGTGGGGTGTTTGGGTCAAGAGTGGTTTTGGGACCAATACGGCAACACCGGTGCCGGGCGATCGCGGCGGCTATACATGGCCGAAGCCTTATGTCAGCGACCCGCAGCCTTACCCAGTCCCGACCGCACAGGCGTCCGGTCTCGATCGGCCAGGTTTTCTGACGCCCACCAGCGGTTCTTTCAGCACCGTCGCAGCGTTGAAAGAAGACAAGTTTGACCTGCTCTGGGGATATGCTTTCCGCAAGCAGGGGAATTACTTCGCGGGCAAGAATGGTCCGGGCGCGAAGGTGATCGATACCGGACCGCAGCCGCTCTGTTATTCCAGCGGCTTTTGTTACTATCCGCCAAGTCCGATCTCCTATGCGCATGTCTATCAAAACGGTGGCCTCTCGAGCTACCGCGCTGGCGAGCAGGTTCTCAACACTCAGCTGCAAACCGAGTCATATCTGGCCAAAGCCACGGTCCGTGGCGATAACGGGCAAAGCCTCCAGTTCGGATATACAGGCTATCGCAGCACGTCGGGCGATATGCTGGCGTCGTTGTTCGGAAGTCCGCTCGCCCAGTCCGTGCAACAATGGCAGGAAAATACAACAAAGGTTGATACCGGAACGGTGCGGTACAGGTGGAAGCCGGACGATAATGACCTGATTGATCTCAAGGCGAATTTCTGGACCACCAAGCTCAACATGCGCACGCCGCCCCGCGCCAGCGTGACGAATGTGAAGCCGGAAGATTTCGGACTGTCCATCGGCTATCTTCCCGGCAATGATAGCAGGATGTGGGGCGGCGACGTCAGCAACAAATCGCACGTCTCGCTGAACAAGTTCGGTTCGCTCGATCTCGAATATGGCATCTCCTATGTGAACGAGGACACCAAGCCGACGCCGTTCACCGACGCATTGAATTTGGGCATTCCGACCCGGAATGGCTCTCGAGAGGAAGCCGGCTATTTTGGAAAAATAGCTTACTCGCCCGTGGAGTGGCTGACCCTCAAGGGTGGTCTTCGCTACTCGCAATATTCGTCGATGGACCGCAGCACGATCACCAACGAGCTGAATCGTAATCCCGATCCCTCGCGCAAGAGCGATGGATATAGCCCCTCTGCAGGCATCGTTGTCGAGCCGGTGAAAGGCACGCAATTCTACGTCAGTTATTCCAGCGCCTTGCGCATGCCGACGCTGTTTGAATCGGTCGCCGCTTACACGCTGATCCCCAATCCCGATATCGGCCCCGAGCGTTCCAATAATTGGGAAGCGGGTGTCAACCTCATCAAGGATAATGTTTTTGCGGCAAACGATAAAGCCATGATGAAGTTCGGATACTTCAATTGGGACGTAAAGGACTATGTCGCCCGCGTCGGGGTCAGCGGGACTACAGTTCATCCTATATACGGCTACACATACACATGGACCGGTCTGCAGGTACAAAATATCGACCGCGCGCGTTTCGAAGGACTGGAGCTCTCGGCGAGGTACGAACACAATGGCTTCACCGCGGAGCTGGCGGCGAACAAGTATCTGAAAGTCGAATTCTGTCCGACAGCCAACACCTGCTCGGATTCAACCCTCTCGGGTGACTACGCGACCAACCAGATTCCGCCCGAATATTCCGCCACGCTGACCGCCTCGCAGAAGCTGCTGAACGATGATCTGACGGTCGGCGGCCGGGTGAGCTATATCGGCCCGCGCGCCATCGGCCATGGCGCGGTCCAGTATGGTGCATCTGCGATCATCGCTCCGATTGACTGGAATCCCTATTGGCTGGTCGATGTATTCTCCGAATACAAGCTGTCGAAGGACATCACTTTGTGGGCGACGATTGAAAATCTGGGTGATCGTTATTATGTCGATCCGCTGAGCCTCGTGCAGCAGCCAGGCCCCGGACGCACCGCGCGCCTCGGCGTCACCGGCAAATTCGGTGGAAGCGAGCCAGCGTCCTTTGCCTCGCTCGCAGGTCTGTTCTCGCCTTCCGCAAGCGGCAAGAGCTGGACCGGCTTCCACGCCGGCGTGAATGCAGCCCAAAATTTCGCGAAGCTCACCGGAGCGGCTAGGACGCTGGACGGTTCGACCATGCGCTATTCGGCAGGTGAGGCGCCCAACCAGAAAATCGAGGCGTTCTCGTTCGGCGCTCAGATCGGTTACGATTATCAGTTCGCAAACCGCATTGTCGCTGGTATTGCCGCCGACATCGCCAAGTCGGAGATTTCCGGCTCGCAGGTGACTTTCGCCAACGAAGGTTCCTCCCTTCCTGATAGCAACAATATGTTCAGACAGCGTGCATTCGAGGCCGTTCGCAAAACGGAAATCGACTGGATGGCGACCGTGCGGGGCCGCCTGGGCTACGCATTCAATGACCGCCTGATGGTCTATGCGACCGGTGGCGTCGCCTTCATGCGCCAGAACGAGGAGCGCACGCAATATGTCGGCAGTAAGACAAATCCTGGGTGCTGCACTGCCGTTGATTCTTCCATCGCCGCGTTCACCGAGAGTGCATCTTTGACGCGGACGGGTTACGTGATTGGCGGTGGTGCCGAATTCGCGCTCAACGAGTCCTGGTCGCTGACCGGCGAATACCAGCTCGCTCGCTTCGATGAGACTGAATTCAAATTCCCGAATGCCAAAGCTGGCGTCATGATTGCCAATGGCTATGGCTTTCCGGTCACCTCGACCGAGGCTAACGGCCGCAGGATCATCAGCAAGGTCGATATTCCGATGCTCAAGGTCGGGCTGCATTATCGCTTCTGA
- a CDS encoding helix-turn-helix domain-containing protein, with the protein MENYRKILGRNVRAARKDLGWSQEDLAFETDIDRTYISGIERGVRNPSLDMLVKLAKTLKMTSPALLRK; encoded by the coding sequence ATGGAGAACTACCGGAAAATCCTGGGTCGGAACGTTCGGGCTGCCCGAAAGGACCTGGGCTGGTCTCAGGAGGACCTGGCGTTTGAGACGGATATCGACCGGACGTACATCTCCGGGATCGAGCGGGGAGTCAGAAATCCGTCGCTTGATATGTTGGTCAAGTTGGCGAAGACGCTGAAGATGACGTCTCCTGCCTTGTTACGGAAGTAG
- a CDS encoding RNA polymerase sigma factor, with amino-acid sequence MSTLKAAKLDNDLLSVYIQQWKALRGFLVKRVGSHDLAEEALQETWLRLATLSQDGAASENNAAISDRQGFILRVAGNIAIDLVRKERRHSSRCVSDDMLLASLADHSPSPEVYAIDRDQLRGLVKALAELPAKARSALLMSRCDGWPHRDIARKLSVSESMVARYLAQALRHCRDHLRAS; translated from the coding sequence ATGAGTACGCTTAAAGCGGCCAAGCTCGATAACGACTTGCTGTCGGTGTATATCCAGCAATGGAAAGCGCTGCGGGGTTTCCTCGTCAAACGCGTGGGGTCGCACGATCTGGCCGAAGAGGCATTGCAGGAAACCTGGCTGCGCCTCGCGACACTAAGCCAGGACGGCGCGGCGAGCGAGAACAACGCGGCGATCAGTGACCGCCAGGGCTTCATCCTCCGTGTCGCCGGCAATATCGCCATCGATCTTGTGCGCAAGGAGCGGCGGCATTCCTCCCGCTGCGTCAGCGACGACATGCTTCTCGCCTCGCTGGCCGACCATTCGCCCTCGCCGGAAGTTTATGCGATCGACCGCGATCAGCTTCGCGGACTGGTCAAGGCTTTGGCTGAGTTGCCGGCCAAGGCGCGATCGGCTCTGCTGATGAGCCGATGTGATGGATGGCCCCACCGCGATATTGCCCGCAAGCTGAGCGTGTCGGAAAGCATGGTGGCGCGCTATCTCGCCCAGGCACTGCGGCACTGCCGGGATCACCTCCGCGCATCCTGA
- a CDS encoding FecR family protein yields MAPEQRPQHADLALSDAAIDWVVKLHSGAATPADHAAFAAWRAQSDEHALAAREAEAIWQGVGSAGDKARQLHRSEKRAKLTRRAMLGGSAIVAGAALFQSGMIGPRLFADYTTGIGERRSVPLPDGSTVLLNASSALSVNFSEQERRLKLLEGQATFTVAHDAARPFSVSAASGETRAIGTVFDVDVRRAEVVVTVLEGVVATSTDLARGSPVRVSANQRIQYTSRSAPSAVQTIDADAETAWRRGKLIVNRKPLAEVITDIERYRRGQVVIVGQTLRSLEVTGVFDLSDPESVLQTIAETLPVRVVRLPLVTVIL; encoded by the coding sequence ATGGCCCCCGAGCAGCGACCCCAGCACGCCGATCTCGCCCTCAGCGACGCGGCGATCGACTGGGTCGTGAAGCTTCATTCCGGCGCAGCGACGCCAGCCGATCACGCGGCCTTTGCCGCCTGGCGTGCGCAGAGCGACGAGCACGCGCTGGCCGCGCGCGAGGCCGAGGCCATCTGGCAGGGTGTCGGCTCGGCGGGCGATAAAGCCAGGCAGCTTCATCGCAGCGAAAAGCGCGCGAAATTGACGCGGCGCGCAATGCTGGGCGGTTCGGCCATTGTTGCCGGCGCCGCGCTGTTCCAGAGCGGGATGATCGGTCCGCGGCTGTTTGCCGACTATACGACCGGCATCGGCGAGCGGCGCAGCGTGCCGCTGCCGGACGGGTCAACAGTGCTGCTGAATGCCAGTTCTGCGCTGTCCGTTAATTTCAGCGAACAGGAGCGAAGGCTGAAATTGCTGGAAGGGCAGGCGACCTTTACCGTCGCTCATGATGCGGCACGGCCGTTCAGCGTTAGCGCGGCGAGTGGGGAGACACGCGCGATCGGCACGGTGTTCGACGTCGATGTGCGGCGCGCCGAGGTCGTGGTCACTGTGTTGGAAGGCGTCGTCGCCACCTCCACAGACCTTGCTCGCGGCAGTCCCGTTCGGGTCAGCGCCAATCAGCGCATCCAATATACATCGCGTAGCGCGCCGTCCGCCGTGCAAACGATTGACGCCGACGCCGAAACGGCCTGGCGCAGGGGCAAGCTGATCGTCAATCGCAAGCCGCTTGCCGAGGTCATTACCGATATCGAGCGGTATCGCAGAGGGCAGGTCGTCATTGTCGGTCAGACTTTGCGATCGCTGGAGGTCACCGGCGTCTTCGATCTGTCCGATCCGGAAAGCGTGTTGCAGACGATCGCAGAGACATTGCCGGTCCGCGTGGTTCGTCTGCCTCTTGTCACGGTCATTCTTTAG